In the Leptospira sp. WS4.C2 genome, one interval contains:
- a CDS encoding NAD-dependent 4,6-dehydratase LegB codes for MKKILVTGADGFIGSHLTEALVRKGYEVKAFAYYNSFNSWGWLDHCDKDVAGKFEVFVGDIRDPNGVRTAMKGVDGVFHLAALIGIPFSYHSPDTYIDTNIKGTLNVLQAARDLDLQRVIHTSTSEVYGTAQFVPITEEHPVKGQSPYSASKIGADQLAYSFFASFQLPVITIRPFNTYGPRQSARAIIPTIITQLLGGKKSIKLGSLHPTRDFNYVGDTVKGFISALESNIGFGEVFNIGNGFEITMGDTAKLISEIIGGEIQIIGDETRLRPERSEVERLWASNQKAKDILKWEPEYKGLEGFKKGLINTVNWFKDPNNIKTYKADIYNV; via the coding sequence GTGAAGAAAATTTTAGTAACTGGTGCAGATGGATTCATTGGGTCTCATTTGACTGAAGCTCTAGTCAGAAAAGGATATGAAGTAAAAGCATTCGCTTATTATAATTCATTTAATTCTTGGGGTTGGTTAGATCATTGTGATAAAGATGTAGCAGGTAAATTCGAGGTATTCGTTGGCGATATTCGAGATCCTAATGGAGTTCGCACAGCAATGAAAGGAGTAGATGGGGTATTTCATTTAGCTGCGCTCATTGGAATCCCTTTTTCTTACCATTCTCCAGATACTTATATTGATACAAATATCAAAGGAACACTTAATGTTTTACAGGCAGCCCGCGATTTAGATCTTCAGAGGGTTATACATACGTCTACAAGTGAAGTTTATGGAACGGCTCAATTTGTTCCTATAACTGAGGAACATCCAGTGAAGGGTCAGTCTCCATATTCAGCTTCTAAAATTGGTGCAGACCAGTTGGCGTATTCTTTTTTTGCGTCATTTCAGTTGCCAGTTATCACCATTAGACCATTTAATACGTATGGGCCAAGACAATCGGCTAGAGCCATTATACCCACCATCATTACACAGTTACTTGGTGGAAAAAAATCTATTAAGTTAGGATCATTACATCCGACTAGAGATTTCAACTATGTAGGCGATACAGTGAAAGGATTTATCAGTGCATTGGAATCAAACATTGGTTTTGGAGAAGTTTTTAATATTGGAAATGGCTTTGAAATCACAATGGGCGACACTGCAAAATTGATCTCTGAAATTATCGGAGGCGAAATTCAAATTATTGGCGATGAAACGAGACTACGTCCAGAAAGAAGCGAAGTAGAGAGACTCTGGGCATCAAATCAGAAGGCGAAAGACATATTGAAATGGGAACCCGAATATAAAGGTTTAGAAGGATTTAAAAAGGGATTAATCAACACCGTCAATTGGTTCAAAGATCCGAATAACATCAAAACTTATAAGGCGGACATTTATAATGTCTAA
- a CDS encoding glycosyltransferase family 4 protein → MKILFIGPLPPPINGHSLVCKVLYDSLRNSNLVNTVDLKKQGLKDGKISAIRVFEIFRVFFEVWQKKKNSDVVYLTISESLAGNLKDIVIYLISYSFLPRFFIHLHGGSIKRLLFDRFSLLYLINRFFIKKMAGVIISGKSHLEIFESYVEPSRIFIIPNFAPNDMFITKANFNKKFSSKEKKIKFLFLSNMIPQKGYLLLLEAFQKLDKNVKSKIQLNFAGRFDSEEELEDFKQQIDSDSNIVYHGMVSDEKKRELFQESHVFILPTMFYEGQPVSILEAYATGCVVVTTGQSGILDVFTDEVNGFQIEPNSVDSIIEIFGKLTQLYKKSMLMKIASYNLALASKRYRESHYTSRIKRTLGANE, encoded by the coding sequence ATGAAAATATTATTCATAGGCCCACTACCACCTCCTATCAATGGACATTCGCTTGTATGTAAAGTTCTATATGATAGTTTGCGGAATAGTAATTTAGTCAACACTGTCGACCTAAAAAAACAAGGACTTAAGGATGGAAAAATTTCAGCGATTCGAGTTTTTGAAATTTTTCGTGTATTTTTTGAGGTTTGGCAAAAAAAGAAGAACTCCGATGTCGTATACTTAACCATTTCTGAATCTTTGGCTGGCAATTTAAAAGATATTGTAATTTATTTAATATCTTATTCGTTTCTCCCTAGATTTTTTATTCATCTGCATGGAGGAAGTATCAAAAGACTTTTATTTGATAGGTTCTCACTATTATATTTAATAAATCGATTCTTTATAAAGAAAATGGCTGGAGTCATTATATCTGGAAAATCCCATCTGGAAATCTTTGAAAGTTATGTGGAACCGAGTCGTATTTTCATTATCCCTAACTTTGCACCTAATGATATGTTTATCACGAAGGCAAATTTTAACAAAAAGTTTTCTTCAAAAGAAAAGAAGATTAAGTTTTTGTTTTTGAGTAACATGATTCCGCAGAAAGGATATCTTTTACTTTTGGAAGCATTTCAGAAATTAGATAAAAATGTTAAAAGTAAAATACAATTAAATTTTGCCGGTAGATTTGATTCGGAAGAAGAGTTAGAGGATTTCAAGCAGCAAATAGACTCTGACTCTAATATCGTATATCACGGAATGGTTTCCGATGAGAAGAAAAGAGAATTATTTCAAGAATCGCACGTATTCATATTACCCACTATGTTTTACGAAGGCCAACCTGTATCGATTTTAGAAGCATATGCCACAGGATGTGTAGTTGTGACAACTGGGCAGAGTGGGATACTGGATGTATTCACTGATGAGGTGAATGGATTTCAGATAGAACCAAATTCGGTCGATTCCATCATTGAAATATTTGGCAAACTTACGCAGTTATATAAAAAGAGTATGTTGATGAAAATTGCGAGTTATAACTTAGCATTAGCTAGCAAAAGATACAGAGAAAGTCACTATACGAGTCGAATTAAACGCACTTTAGGTGCAAATGAATGA
- a CDS encoding 2OG-Fe(II) oxygenase, translating into MEGKLNFIADLIAKSLTKNKDELKRMFESSIDKVGVRYCYLDNLLPENLALEIYNCFPEKEKMRMMSSFRERKYTSKNFDQFNSLLSDITFAIQEPKVIRIVEEITGIKNQQADSTLYAGGLSLMDKDSFLNPHIDNSHEQTRSFYRTLNLLYYISPEWKIEYGGNLELWDKAVKENVTIVSQYNRLVIMETNPWSWHSVSPIVVDKKRICVSNYYFSPDSPIGRDYFNVTSFSGRPNQKIRRLYSNVDSKLRNFIRFIFPAGIGKVDVYTGKSKQK; encoded by the coding sequence ATGGAAGGAAAACTAAATTTTATCGCAGATTTAATAGCTAAATCTTTAACAAAAAATAAGGACGAACTAAAACGTATGTTTGAGTCATCCATTGATAAAGTTGGCGTAAGATATTGTTATTTAGACAATTTACTGCCCGAAAATTTAGCTTTAGAAATTTACAATTGTTTTCCTGAAAAAGAAAAAATGCGAATGATGTCAAGTTTTAGAGAAAGAAAATATACATCTAAAAATTTTGATCAATTCAATTCACTTTTATCCGATATCACCTTCGCAATCCAAGAGCCAAAGGTGATACGAATTGTTGAAGAAATTACCGGAATCAAAAACCAACAGGCCGATTCTACGTTGTATGCGGGTGGTCTTAGTCTGATGGACAAGGATAGTTTTCTAAATCCACACATTGATAATTCTCACGAACAAACTAGATCTTTCTATCGCACATTGAATTTATTATACTATATTTCGCCAGAATGGAAAATAGAATATGGTGGAAATTTGGAGCTATGGGATAAAGCGGTAAAGGAAAATGTAACCATTGTTAGTCAATATAACCGGTTAGTGATTATGGAAACAAACCCCTGGTCTTGGCATTCGGTAAGCCCTATTGTGGTAGATAAAAAAAGAATTTGTGTTTCAAATTACTACTTTTCCCCTGATTCTCCCATTGGTAGGGATTATTTTAATGTTACAAGTTTTAGCGGTAGGCCGAATCAAAAAATCAGAAGATTGTATTCAAATGTTGATTCAAAGCTTAGAAATTTCATAAGATTTATTTTTCCCGCCGGTATTGGGAAAGTCGATGTTTACACTGGGAAAAGTAAGCAGAAATAA
- a CDS encoding AglZ/HisF2 family acetamidino modification protein → MLKPRIIPTLLLKDGGLVKTTKFDNPRYIGDPINAVKIFNEKEADELVLIDIDASMLGKEPDYRLIERIANECRMPLSVGGGIKNLEQANKILGFGVEKIIVSSLLVENPEMISRMVNYLGSQSVVVSLDLKKTTFSKRYEFCLHNGKKKTGKYLDEVLNLAISLGAGEILINSIDLDGTMLGYDMDLLQSIKKRISVPVTVLGGAGTLEDLKNVIAQLGVVGVAAGSLFVYKGKHKAVLINYPNRELKTSLY, encoded by the coding sequence ATGTTAAAACCAAGAATCATACCCACCTTACTCCTAAAAGATGGAGGATTAGTGAAAACTACGAAGTTTGATAATCCTCGGTATATAGGAGATCCAATCAATGCTGTAAAGATATTTAACGAAAAAGAAGCAGATGAACTTGTTTTAATTGATATTGATGCCAGTATGCTTGGAAAAGAACCTGATTATCGTTTAATTGAGCGGATCGCTAATGAATGCAGAATGCCGCTAAGTGTTGGTGGCGGAATCAAGAATCTGGAGCAGGCAAATAAAATTTTGGGTTTCGGTGTTGAGAAAATTATAGTTAGTTCACTCTTAGTAGAAAATCCGGAAATGATCTCTCGAATGGTTAATTATTTGGGAAGTCAAAGCGTAGTTGTTTCGTTAGATCTTAAAAAGACTACTTTTTCTAAAAGGTATGAATTCTGTTTGCACAACGGGAAAAAGAAAACCGGTAAATATTTAGATGAGGTTCTGAATCTAGCAATTTCATTGGGTGCAGGAGAAATTCTTATTAATTCGATTGATTTAGATGGAACCATGTTGGGTTACGATATGGATTTACTCCAGAGTATAAAAAAAAGAATTTCGGTTCCTGTCACGGTATTAGGTGGTGCGGGAACTTTGGAAGATTTGAAAAATGTAATAGCTCAGCTAGGTGTTGTTGGTGTGGCCGCCGGAAGTCTATTTGTTTATAAGGGAAAACATAAAGCCGTCTTGATCAATTACCCAAACAGGGAATTAAAAACTAGTTTATATTGA